The Pyrenophora tritici-repentis strain M4 chromosome 8, whole genome shotgun sequence genome contains a region encoding:
- a CDS encoding GTPase-activating protein, with product MTNLDMLLLKGASASDPEEGLQELRYTILTKGIPANSEGMSELRIYIWLILLNAPPLRTDVYLDLVRQGASPAHAKIQNDTFRTFQGDPLFRRRVTQNSITRVLNAVAWRLNDAHEARVNGWQSPPTLSEFGGSPDTSMMGRHSVTGGTRTEASTTNDAEQIGYVQGMNVLCGPFLYAARSEVEAFTGFEKLITQECPGYVRGSMEGVHKGLALVDRVLEVVDPKLYGHLMAHNMEAKIYAFASVLTMCACTPPLPEVLQLWDFLFAYGPHLNILCIVAQLVLIRTDILNSPSPNTILRNLPGLNAQKIVAVAMSFAGKIPEDMYAEIINHAK from the exons ATGACGAACCTGGACATGTTGCTGCTGAAAGGCGCCTCTGCGAGCGATCCAGAGGAGGGCCTGCAAGAATTGCGCTATACGATTTTGACTAAGGGCATACCCGCTAATAGTGAAGGCATG TCGGAATTGCGCATATACATATGGCTCATCCTCCTCAACGCGCCCCCTCTTCGCACCGACGTCTATCTCGATCTCGTCCGCCAAGGCGCATCTCCAGCGCACGCCAAAATCCAGAACGACACCTTCCGTACATTTCAGGGTGATCCTCTGTTCCGACGACGCGTGACCCAAAATAGCATTACACGTGTTTTGAACGCTGTCGCGTGGAGACTCAATGATGCACACGAGGCTCGCGTCAATGGCTGGCAGTCACCACCAACACTATCAGAGTTTGGCGGCAGTCCTGATACATCGATGATGGGCCGTCATTCAGTGACAGGCGGAACCCGCACAGAAGCATCCACCACGAATGATGCCGAGCAGATTGGCTATGTGCAGGGTATGAATGTGCTCTGTGGCCCGTTTTTATATGCGGCAAGGAGCGAGGTTGAGGCCTTCACAGGCTTCGAAAAGCTCATCACCCAGGAGTGCCCAGGATATGTCAGAGGCTCCATGGAGGGCGTACACAAGGGGCTGGCTTTGGTGGATAGGGTGCTAGAAGTGGTCGATCCCAAATTGTATGGACATCTTATGGCGCACAACATGGAGGCTAAGATATATGCATTTGCTTCGGTACTCACCATGTGCGCTTGTACGCCACCATTACCGGAAGTTCTTCAGCTCTGGGACTTCCTCTTCGCCTACGGACCTCATCTGAACATTCTATGCATCGTCGCGCAGCTGGTTCTTATTCGAACAGATATCTTGAACAGCCCAAG TCCCAACACGATTCTACGCAACCTCCCCGGTCTGAACGCTCAGAAGATTGTCGCTGTAGCTATGAGCTTCGCCGGCAAGATACCCGAAGATATGTACGCTGAGATAATCAACCACGCAAAATGA
- a CDS encoding TehA, Tellurite resistance protein and related permease — protein MDTRFQPEGLSFDTKDTYTLNADSLQYPPSAQQPNMYQPPRQQSPYQQSPQQAQYPPQQQRQYTPQPRQESQYGLPAGPGPRMSMAQPPAQAYGLPSGPQSVQHSPQHSRELSYSQMPNPQQQVQVQPQPPQPQQQAPMYREPSVAPQNMATVSGETTRTNTWVQTPAPLYPSQQGYFPGPVNANGYPVDAKERPREPDNPFTDPNHHHAPPAMENIDLEKHGKHDDGHSGWDHKTKIPGRKDPNQPYLTYGQRIKHYTWANYTLTMATGGLSTLIAIQPHKFPGLITVGAVFYIFNLMLFTAVTMTLILRFTKYSGSFKASISHEREGLFLGPFFLSIATIITGTQKYVIEAYEMDHPNRAWAVTTMAVAFWAYTFITFFLASFQYSFLFCSHTYKLNSFMPSWLLPIFPIMLAGTIASVIAKDQPVSSRMPILVAGIGCQGLGFTVAILMYAHYIGRLMQVGYPDREHRGAMFIAVGPPSFTCLALIGMANALPDDFDLQGDGLIDAKLLRTLALVVALFLWVLAMWFFMITLIAVINSWAVYFHLGWWAMVFPNTGFVIATISIGNSLKDETVLFVGNGLSIAIICMWCFVLFKHIQAIIVADIIYPMMDEDIADH, from the exons ATGGACACCCGCTTCCAGCCAGAAGGACTGTCGTTCGACACCAAAGACACCTACACGCTTAATGCCGACAGCTTGCAATACCCTCCATCGGCACAACAACCAAACATGTACCAACCACCTCGACAACAGAGCCCGTACCAACAGAGCCCACAACAAGCCCAATACCCGCCCCAGCAGCAACGGCAGTACACTCCCCAACCTCGGCAAGAGAGTCAATATGGCTTGCCCGCCGGTCCCGGTCCTAGGATGTCCATGGCACAACCACCAGCACAGGCCTACGGTCTGCCTTCTGGTCCTCAATCAGTGCAACACTCTCCGCAGCACAGCCGGGAGCTCAGTTACTCGCAGATGCCTAACCCACAACAGCAGGTGCAGGTGCAGCCGCAACCTCCTCAGCCACAGCAGCAGGCCCCAATGTACCGAGAACCGTCCGTTGCGCCGCAAAATATGGCCACTGTATCCGGCGAGACAACTCGCACAAACACATGGGTGCAGACACCCGCGCCATTGTACCCGTCGCAACAGGGATACTTCCCTGGACCCGTCAACGCCAACGGCTATCCCGTCGATGCTAAAGAGCGACCAAGAGAACCAGACAACCCGTTCACAGACCCAAACCACCACCACGCACCTCCCGCCATGGAGAACATCGACCTCGAGAAGCACGGCAAGCATGACGATGGCCACTCGGGATGGGACCACAAGACCAAGATTCCAGGCAGGAAGGACCCCAACCAGCCATACCTCACATATGGCCAGCGTATCAAGCACTACACCTGGGCAAACTACACCTTGACTATGGCTACTGGTGGTCTTAGTACCCTCATTGCTATCCAGCCACACAAGTTCCCTGGTCTCATCACCGTCGGCGCCGTTTTCTACATTTTCAACCTCATGCTCTTCACCGCCGTCACCATGACCTTGATTCTCCGATTCACCAAGTACTCTGGCTCCTTCAAAGCATCGATCTCTCACGAGCGTGAGGGTCTCTTCCTCGGTCCATTCTTCCTGTCCATTGCTACCATCATCACCGGCACACAAAAGTATGTCATAGAAGCCTATGAGATGGATCACCCCAATCGTGCGTGGGCAGTCACTACCATGGCTGTGGCGTTCTGGGCATACACCTTCATCACCTTCTTTCTTGCCAGTTTCCAGTACTCCTTCCTCTTCTGCTCGCACACATACAAGCTCAACAGCTTCATGCCATCATGGCTCCTGCCCATCTTCCCCATCATGCTTGCTGGTACCATCGCCTCGGTCATTGCCAAAGATCAGCCTGTGTCATCCAGAATGCCGATTCTCGTTGCCGGTATCGGTTGCCAGGGTTTGGGTTTCACTGTCGCCATCCTCATGTACGCGCATTACATTGGTCGTCTCATGCAGGTCGGATACCCCGACCGCGAGCATCGAGGTGCCATGTTTATCGCAGTCGGCCCGCCTTCTTTCACCTGCTTGGCTTTGATCGGTATGGCCAACGCGCTTCCCGATGACTTTGACTTGCAGGGCGATGGTCTCATCGACGCCAAGCTACTCAGGACGCTCGCTCTCGTTGTCGCTCTCTTCCTTTGGGTTCTGGCTATGTGGTTCTTCATGATTACTCTCATTGCT GTCATCAACTCATGGGCCGTCTACTTCCATCTTGGATGGTGGGCCATGGTTTTCCCCAACACTGGTTTCGTCATTGCTACCATCTCGATCGGTAACTCTCTCAAGGACGAGACTGTGCTCTTCGTCGGCAATGGTCTTTCCATCGCGATCATCTGCATGTGGTGCTTCGTTCTCTTCAAGCACATCCAAGCCATCATTGTCGCCGACATCATCTACCCGATGATGGACGAAGATATCGCGGATCACTAG
- a CDS encoding NUDIX domain containing protein → MALSQRSVKALDRLRAYKPPPTQWHNCPLTRRAAVLILLFPDRHGELKVVLTMRSAQLRNYAGQVSLPGGKADRLDESPWDVARREADEEIGLPTDDEKLRGFSVEHLCELPTNLAKTELGVRPCVAFLGPNKSSISSSSADASNNSIEEKLMPRLDPKEVAAVFTAPFHNFLRKEWEGEGPPPVQKDGRPEKWYRGSWVDWHETRWRMHNFYMPRPPPSPSLLRKPSSSTSPSTPGPDALDSLTTFRIWGMTARILIEAARVAYGEEPEFEHNAHFGDEEMIEKLIKMGRLSEIRKQGEVLTKEVLREASKM, encoded by the exons ATGGCGCTGTCTCAAAGATCTGTT AAAGCATTGGATCGCCTTCGCGCTTATAAACCTCCACCGACGCAATGGCATAACTGCCCACTCACGCGACGCGCCGCCGTTCTTATCCTGCTATTCCCGGACCGTCATGGTGAGCTCAAGGTGGTGCTCACGATGCGGAGCGCACAGTTGAGGAACTATGCTGGACAGGTGTCACTACCGGGAG GGAAAGCAGATAGGCTCGACGAGTCGCCTTGGGACGTTGCGCGCCGCGAAGCCGACGAGGAAATTGGATTGCCCACGGACGATGAGAAACTGCGCGGCTTCAGTGTAGAACATCTCTGTGAATTGCCTACCAATCTAGCCAAGACTGAACTAGGTGTACGACCCTGTGTTGCGTTCCTAGGTCCAAATAAGTCGTCCATATCTTCCTCTTCAGCGGACGCCAGTAACAACTCCATCGAAGAAAAGCTGATGCCTCGCCTTGACCCTAAAGAGGTGGCTGCTGTCTTCACAGCTCCGTTCCACAACTTCTTGCGCAAGGAATGGGAAGGCGAAGGTCCACCACCTGTTCAAAAAGACGGAAGGCCAGAGAAGTGGTATAGGGGATCATGGGTAGATTGGCACGAAACGCGCTGGCGTATGCACAACTTCTACATGCCACGACCTCCACCATCCCCCTCGCTCCTACGCAAACCTTCCAGCTCTACGTCACCCTCGACGCCGGGGCCAGATGCGCTGGACAGTCTGACAACGTTCAGGATCTGGGGAATGACAGCGAGAATATTGATCGAGGCCGCAAGAGTGGCGTACGGGGAGGAACCGGAATTCGAACACAACGCTCATTTTGGGGACGAGGAGATGATTGAGAAGTTAATAAAGATGGGGCGACTGAGCGAAATAAGGAAACAGGGTGAAGTACTAACGAAAGAGGTGCTTAGAGAAGCTAGCAAGATGTAG
- a CDS encoding SrmB, Superfamily II DNA and RNA helicase, producing MADKGLEDVPEGQIESNYDEITDSFDNMNLKAELLRGVYAYGFERPSAIQQRAIMPVIKGNDVIAQAQSGTGKTATFSISTLQKIDSNVKACQALILAPTRELAQQIQKVVVAIGDFMDIQCHACIGGTSVRDDMKALQDGPQVVVGTPGRVHDMIQRRVLKTDHMKMFVLDEADEMLSRGFTEQIYDIFQLLPQSTQVVLLSATMPQDVLEVTTKFMRDPVRILVKKDELTLEGIKQFYIAVEKEDWKLDTLSDLYETVTITQAVIFCNTRRKVDWLTDKLTARDFTVSAMHGDMDQAQRDVIMKEFRSGSSRVLIATDLLARGIDVQQVSLVINYDLPANRENYIHRIGRGGRFGRKGVAINFVTADDVRMMREIEQFYSTQIEEMPMNVADLI from the exons GTCCAACTACGATGAGATTACCGACTCTTTCGACAACATGAACCTGAAGGCTGAGCTCCTCCGTGGAGTCTACGCCTACGGTTTCGAGCGTCCTTCGGCCATCCAGCAGCGCGCCATCATGCCCGTCATCAAGG GCAACGATGTCATTGCCCAGGCCCAGTCCGGTACTGGTAAGACGGCTACCTTCTCCATCTCGACCCTCCAGAAGATCGACTCGAACGTCAAGGCCTGCCAGGCGCTCATCCTCGCCCCCACCCGAGAGCTCGCCCAGCAGATCCAGAAGGTCGTTGTCGCCATCGGTGACTTCATGGACATCCAGTGCCACGCCTGCATTGGTGGTACCAGCGTCCGTGACGACATGAAGGCTCTCCAGGACGGCCCgcaggttgttgttggtaCTCCCGGCCGTGTCCACGACATGATCCAGCGTCGTGTCCTGAAGACCGACCACATGAAGATGTTCGTCCTTGACGAGGCCGACGAGATGTTGTCTCGCGGTTTCACCGAGCAGATCTACGACATCTTCCAGCTTCTGCCCCAGTCAACCCAGGTCGTCCTCCTGTCCGCCACCATGCCCCAGGACGTCCTTGAGGTCACCACCAAGTTCATGCGTGACCCCGTCCGTATCCTTGTCAAGAAGGACGAACTTACCCTCGAAGGTATCAAGCAATTCTACATTGCTGTCGAGAAGGAGGACTGGAAGCTTGACACCCTGTCCGACTTGTACGAGACCGTCACCATCACCCAGGCTGTCATCTTCTGCAACACTCGCAGGAAGGTCGACTGGCTCACCGACAAGCTCACTGCCCGTGACTTCACCGTCTCCGCCATGCACGGTGACATGGACCAGGCACAGCGTGATGTCATCATGAAGGAATTCCGTTCCGGATCTTCTCGTGTCCTCATCGCCACTGACCTTTTGGCCCGTGGTATCGATGTGCAGCAGGTCTCCCTTGTCATCAACTACGACTTGCCCGCCAACCGTGAGAACTACATCCACCGCATCGGTCGTGGTGGACGTTTCGGACGTAAGGGTGTTGCCATCAACTTCGTCACCGCCGACGATGTCCGTATGATGCGCGAAATCGAGCAGTTCTACAGCACACAGATCGAGGAGATGCCAATGAACGTGGCTG ACCTCATCTAA